The sequence below is a genomic window from Mesoplodon densirostris isolate mMesDen1 chromosome 12, mMesDen1 primary haplotype, whole genome shotgun sequence.
ACATCTGCACACAAGCAGAGGGAATAAAACCTATTCTTTCCTTGCCCTGATCTCCCTCCATTAGGCTACAGGCTCCTTGGGTAATAAGAAGTAACAATTACTATTCACAGATGTGTGGAGAGTCACTAAAATATATTACTTACTGACACTCTTAGCTTATAACCAAATATAATGGGGATACAGTGTTCTCGTTatataatcagattttttttaactgcaagACAACTAAATCTTCACATTTGAAGATTACAGGTTTTAGCATAAGGAAAATCACTCATGTCTCAAAGACCCACAAATGTGTTTAAAACTCCCCAAGTGAACCTCGAGCTTCTTGCTGCTCCCCTCCTGTATGGTTCCCCTGCCTTCCCACCCCTTTTTCCATCCCAACACCCAGGGCCTCTACCTACCCAACACATAATCACTTGCTCTGACATAACAATAGATGGATTTTTCTGGAAGTGTTGATGTCCACTCATCCTTTTTCCCTCTCTATAGCCCCAACGATAAAACTGCTACATATAttaagagaaaacaaagcaaGAGTGGTGGAAATCCCTCCCAGAAAACTGCATCCATACTCAGACCCCTGGCTTTATTCTCCTTTTCGTCTGGCATGGGCATCCAAACCGTTATTCCAAGTGACAAATGATCAAATTCCTGCATCTCCAATGTGGGATTCAGGGATTTGCAGGTATGCTTCTGCTTCTAGGGGATTTCAAGCAGTTAAAAGCAACGAACTCCTTTTCTGCTCTCTGAAGAGTTTCAAAGGCAGACAGCCTCTAAAACTAAAAATCACTACCAaaccaataaaaaaggaaaccctTTCAATTTTTTTAGGAATCCCTGCTATTAGCCTCTTCAGCTACCTACCTCCTACAAAGGATTTATGTCAGTGTGTAGAACAGGCACAGCTATTACAAACAGAAGTGAGTggcataaaaataatgataatcacTGCCgatgtgttttttaaatgatataaatcAGGAGTGATGCGAAgaggcaagaggaaaaaaaaaatcctatttggtGGCTGGAAAtactgagccttttttttttttttttttttttttttttttttggtgagctGGAGTGTGCCAGCTTTTTCAGACGGGAGGAATGCTGAGTGTCAAGGGGTCAGGATCAATCCGGTGTGAGTTGATGAGGCAGGAAGGTGGGGAGGAATGCGAGGAATGTCCCTGTTTGTGTAGGACTCCATTCAGCTCATTGGCGAGCCGGGGCCGCCCTGAGCGTATAAAAGCCTCGGGCCGCCCGTCCTGGCCTCACACAACAACTCTTCCCCGCCGAGAGGAGGCAGCCAGTGCGACTCCCACCGCCGGCGACCCACTGCCTTCAGTTCGACGGCAGCCGCCCAGGCCGACAGCTCCCGAGACAGCAGCCCGGCGCGTCCCGACCCCGCCTCCGGCCCGAACCCGAAccgcccgcccgccccgccgccgcccgccgcccgcagCGCCCCGACCATGTCCGCCACCGGCCTGGGCCCCGTCCGCTGCGCCTTCGTGCTCCTGCTCGCCCTCTGCAGCCGGGTAAGCACTGGAGACCCCCGCGGCGGCCGGGGCCGGGCAGGGGACCGGGAGGGACCCCGGCGGCAACGAGGGGCGTGCGCCCGGCTGACAGCCGCCTCCCTCCACAGCCCACCTCCGGCCAGGACTGCGGCGGCCGGTGCCAGTGCGCTGCCGGCCCGGCGCCGCGCTGCCCCGCCGGCGTCAGCCTGGTACTGGACAGCTGCGGCTGCTGCCGCGTATGCGCCAAGCAGCTGGGCGAGCTGTGCACCGAGCGCGACCCCTGCGACCCGCACAAGGGCCTCTTCTGCGACTTCGGCTCTCCGGCCAACCGCAAGATCGGCGTGTGCACCGGTAAGACCTGCGGCCCCcgtcccctccccgcctccccgggCCCCTCGCCCcgcgccgccgccaccgccaccgGGGCGCCGGGGGACACTCGATGACCCACCACCTCTTCCCTCACGCTCACCGTCCCGCCGGAAAAGAAAGCCGCTCGAATTGCGTCCCTTCCTCAGGCTGTTTCCCTGGAGCCCTGCTCCCAGCTCGCATCCCCGACGCGCTTCCGGTTCAGGCTAGAGAACCGATGCTTGACCCCTGCACGACcccttttcccttcctctccttcagCCAAAGATGGTGCCCCCTGCGTCTTCGGAGGGACGGTGTACCGGAGCGGAGAGTCCTTCCAGAGCAGCTGCAAATACCAGTGCACTTGCTTGGACGGGGCGGTGGGCTGCGTGCCCCTGTGCAGCATGGATGTCCGCCTGCCCAGCCCCGACTGCCCCTTCCCACGAAGGGTCAAGCTGCCCGGGAAATGCTGCGAGGAGTGGGTGTGTGACGAGCCCAAGGACCACACCATGGTCGGCCCTGCCCTCGCTGGTGAGCTGAGTCTTCCTCTAAGTCAGCCTCGTGATTCTCCCCCCTGGGGCTGAGTCCTGACTTTGCCAAGGGCAGGGGGAAATGTCTTAGCCTGGCGTCTTACCTCGTGTTTGCGTGCTCTGCTCTCCCAGCTTACCGACTGGAAGACACGTTTGGCCCAGACCCAACCATGATTCGAGCCAACTGCCTGGTCCAGACCACAGAGTGGAGTGCCTGTTCCAAGACCTGCGGGATGGGCATCTCCACCCGGGTTACCAATGACAACGC
It includes:
- the CCN2 gene encoding CCN family member 2; this translates as MSATGLGPVRCAFVLLLALCSRPTSGQDCGGRCQCAAGPAPRCPAGVSLVLDSCGCCRVCAKQLGELCTERDPCDPHKGLFCDFGSPANRKIGVCTAKDGAPCVFGGTVYRSGESFQSSCKYQCTCLDGAVGCVPLCSMDVRLPSPDCPFPRRVKLPGKCCEEWVCDEPKDHTMVGPALAAYRLEDTFGPDPTMIRANCLVQTTEWSACSKTCGMGISTRVTNDNAFCRLEKQSRLCMVRPCEADLEENIKKGKKCIRTPKISKPVKFELSGCTSVKTFRAKFCGVCTDGRCCTPHRTTTLPVEFKCPDGEVMKKSMMFIKTCACHYNCPGDNDIFESLYYRKMYGDMA